From the genome of Bicyclus anynana chromosome 20, ilBicAnyn1.1, whole genome shotgun sequence, one region includes:
- the LOC112044855 gene encoding galactose-specific lectin nattectin-like yields MRRVFACCLVFALCVTLLNGNRFRCDYEYSSNAEGWLKLHRVPANWHEARLRCHLEGAKLASPLSPDLRLAMTNVMQQSNLDCGVFTGISGLFSRGDFHSVEGVPLSQIPHRWGKGEPDNENNNESCILMLGTGELADVPCEDTFPYLCYRKGGRAVVTNACGTVDNSYQFDARTGSCYKFHKVPRTWSRAYMACAAEGGHLAIINSDTEATVLRELFAKNPGGSMIGSFWKDVAFIGFHDWNEHGEFLTIEGDTLLQAGYSKFSGGEPNNATTGEYCGAIYRSALLDDLWCENHYAFICEKKPESLLCD; encoded by the exons aTGAGACGTGTATTCGCGTGTTGTTTAGTGTTCGCTTTGTGTGTGACATTATTGA ATGGCAATAGATTCCGCTGTGACTACGAGTATTCGAGCAACGCTGAGGGTTGGCTGAAACTGCATCGGGTCCCTGCAAATTGGCACGAAGCAAGACTACGATGTCATTTAGAAG GCGCAAAGCTGGCATCTCCGTTATCCCCTGACCTGAGGCTAGCGATGACGAATGTGATGCAGCAGTCGAACCTCGACTGTGGAGTCTTCACCGGCATCAGTGGGTTATTCTCCAGAGGGGATTTCCATTCTGTTGAAG GGGTACCACTCTCTCAAATACCACACAGATGGGGCAAAGGTGAACCAGACAATGAGAACAATAACGAAAGCTGTATACTGATGCTGGGTACTGGAGAACTGGCTGATGTGCCCTGTGAAGATACCTTCCCCTATCTGTGCTACAGGAAGGGTGGCAGGGCTGTGGTGACGAACGCCTGCGGGACGGTCGATAACA GCTATCAGTTCGACGCGCGCACGGGCAGTTGCTACAAGTTCCACAAGGTGCCGCGCACGTGGTCGCGCGCCTACATGGCGTGCGCGGCCGAGGGCGGACATCTCGCCATCATCAACAGTGACACTGAGGCTACG GTTCTCAGAGAACTGTTCGCGAAGAATCCAGGCGGCTCCATGATAGGCAGCTTCTGGAAAGACGTCGCCTTCATTGGGTTCCACGATTGGAATGAACATGGGGAATTCCTCACAATTGAGG GTGACACACTGCTGCAGGCAGGCTACAGCAAGTTTTCGGGCGGCGAGCCGAACAACGCGACCACGGGCGAGTACTGCGGCGCCATCTACCGGAGCGCCCTGCTGGACGACTTGTGGTGCGAGAACCATTACGCATTCATCTGTGAGAAGAAACCAGAGAGCCTTCTCTGCGACTGA